A single genomic interval of Juglans regia cultivar Chandler chromosome 1, Walnut 2.0, whole genome shotgun sequence harbors:
- the LOC109001756 gene encoding homeobox protein SBH1-like, producing the protein MEGASSSGASCMIGFNNDMTMSLINSNEEANNKACLPLPSTDNSFGQRASALMPEDGNGNRMEINNNCMKAKIVAHPLFPRLLSAFVNCQKVGAPPEVVARLEEDYANSEAAMGGRLGADCIGQDPGLDQFMEAYCEMLTKYEQELSKPFKEAMLFFSRIECQLKDLAVSLSDFGGQNGSSEEEVDANYDNVVNDPQVEDRELKVQLLRKYSGYLGSLKQEFLKKKKNGKLPKEARQRLLEWWSRHYKWPYPSESQKVALAESTGLDLKQINNWFINQRKRHWKPSEDMQFVVMDATHPHYCIDNVMCNPFPMDCTTPMLL; encoded by the exons ATGGAAGGAGCTAGCAGTAGTGGCGCTTCTTGTATGATCGGCTTCAACAACGATATGACGATGTCTCTAATCAATTCTAATGAAGAGGCAAATAATAAGGCGTGTCTTCCTCTACCTTCGACCGACAATTCCTTCGGCCAAAGGGCCTCTGCTTTGATGCCGGAGGATGGTAATGGCAACCGCATGGAAATCAACAATAATTGTATGAAGGCTAAGATTGTGGCTCATCCTCTCTTCCCTCGCCTCTTGTCCGCTTTTGTCAATTGTCAAAAG GTTGGGGCTCCTCCTGAAGTGGTGGCTAGGTTAGAGGAGGACTATGCTAATTCTGAGGCTGCCATGGGTGGTAGGTTAGGAGCGGATTGCATTGGTCAAGACCCTGGACTGGACCAGTTTATGGAGGCCTATTGTGAGATGCTCACCAAGTACGAGCAAGAACTCTCTAAACCCTTCAAAGAGGCCATGCTTTTCTTCTCAAGGATCGAATGCCAGCTCAAAGACCTAGCAGTTTCTTTGTCAGATTTCGGCG GTCAAAATGGATCTTCTGAGGAAGAGGTCGATGCAAATTATGACAATGTCGTTAATGATCCTCAAGTTGAAGATCGGGAGCTGAAAGTTCAGCTTCTGCGCAAGTACAGTGGATATCTGGGCAGTCTCAAGCAAGAatttctgaaaaagaaaaaaaatgggaaattGCCAAAGGAAGCTCGACAGCGGTTGTTGGAATGGTGGAGCAGACACTACAAGTGGCCATACCCATCG GAGTCACAGAAAGTGGCACTTGCAGAATCCACAGGTCTAGATTTGAAACAGATAAACAACTGGTTCATCAATCAGCGAAAACGCCATTGGAAGCCTTCAGAGGATATGCAATTTGTTGTAATGGATGCAACTCATCCCCACTACTGTATCGACAATGTCATGTGCAATCCCTTTCCAATGGATTGCACAACTCCTATGCTTCTATGA
- the LOC109001744 gene encoding serine/threonine protein phosphatase 2A 59 kDa regulatory subunit B' gamma isoform-like, which produces MIKQILGKLPRKPSKSSHNDSNNVNDGVLNTHSSLNLFSVPNSVNSSKPTSASSKPSSNGTLAPHSLSMNKSNQGKKSTPVAAQVGPVLASGVYEALPSFQDVSGSEKQSLFIRKLNMCCVTFDFIDVAKNLKEKDVKRQTLLELVGYVTSVTSKFNEVAMQAITKMVIANLFRTLPSPNHDNKASEMYDAEEEEPTMEPAWPHLQIVYEFLLRFVVSPETDAKLAKRYIDQSFVLRLLELFDSEDQRERDYLKTILHRIYGKFMVHRPFIRKAINNIFYRFIFETQKHNGIAEFLEILGSIINGFALPLKEEHKLFLVRALIPLHKPKCVSMYHQQLSYCITQFVEKDAKLADTVIRGLLKYWPITNSSKEVMFLGELEEVLEATQGPEFQRCMVPLFCQIGRCLNSSHFQVAERALFLWNNDHIRNLITQNRNVILPIIYPALERNTRGHWNQAVQSLTLNVSKIFSDADPTLFDECSVKYEEDEVKERETQEKRESTWKRLEDVAASKAVSNEAVLVSRFVSSIAIATTTKPRATAGN; this is translated from the exons atgatcaaacaaatacTGGGTAAACTACCTCGAAAACCCTCAAAATCATCCCATAATGATTCGAACAATGTCAATGATGGAGTGCTCAATACTCATTCATCCTTGAACTTGTTCAGTGTACCGAATTCTGTTAATAGCTCGAAACCCACTTCAGCTTCTTCAAAACCTTCGAGTAATGGGACTCTTGCTCCTCACTCGTTGAGTATGAATAAATCGAATCAAGGGAAAAAATCAACTCCAGTTGCGGCTCAAGTAGGCCCTGTGCTTGCTTCGGGGGTGTATGAGGCTTTGCCAAGTTTTCAAGATGTTTCGGGTTCAGAAAAGCAGAGTCTCTTTATTAGGAAACTCAATATGTGTTGTGTTACGTTCGATTTCATTGATGTAGCAAAAAATCTTAAAGAGAAGGATGTTAAGCGGCAAACTTTGCTTGAGCTTGTTGGTTATGTGACATCAGTAACTTCGAAGTTCAATGAGGTGGCAATGCAGGCGATTACAAAGATGGTTATAGCCAATTTGTTTCGAACACTTCCATCTCCTAATCATGATAATAAGGCTTCAGAAATGTATGATGCAGAAGAGGAGGAACCGACCATGGAACCCGCATGGCCTCATCTACAGATTGTATACGaatttttattgagatttgtgGTTTCACCGGAGACAGATGCCAAACTTGCTAAAAGATATATTGACCAATCATTTGTATTGAGATTGCTTGAATTGTTTGATTCTGAGGATCAAAGAGAAAGGGATTACCTAAAAACAATTCTGCACCGCATTTATGGGAAGTTCATGGTGCATCGGCCCTTCATTCGGAAAGCTATCAATAACATCTTCTATCGGTTCATCTTTGAGACACAGAAGCACAATGGGATTGCAGAATTCCTTGAAATATTGGGCAGTATAATTAATGGGTTTGCTTTGCCTTTGAAGGAAGAGCACAAGCTGTTCCTCGTCCGAGCTTTGATTCCTCTTCATAAGCCAAAATGTGTATCTATGTACCATCAGCAACTTTCATATTGCATTACTCAGTTTGTGGAGAAGGATGCCAAGCTGGCTGACACTGTGATTCGAGGTCTTTTAAAGTACTGGCCCATAACTAATAGTTCCAAAGAGGTTATGTTCCTTGGTGAACTGGAGGAAGTTCTTGAAGCCACACAGGGACCAGAGTTCCAGCGCTGCATGGTCCCTCTATTTTGTCAAATTGGTCGCTGCCTCAACAGTTCACATTTTCAG GTAGCTGAACGTGCATTGTTCTTGTGGAACAACGATCACATAAGAAATTTAATCACACAGAACCGTAATGTGATTCTGCCAATAATTTACCCAGCTTTGGAGAGAAATACACGTGGTCACTGGAACCAAGCTGTTCAGAGTTTGACATTGAATGTGagcaaaatattttcagatgcaGATCCAACACTCTTCGATGAGTGCTCAgtgaaatatgaagaagatgaagtcaAGGAGAGGGAGACACAGGAGAAGCGAGAATCAACCTGGAAGCGCTTGGAAGATGTGGCAGCCTCTAAGGCTGTAAGCAATGAGGCTGTCCTTGTCTCAAGATTTGTCTCTTCCATTGCCATTGCTACCACCACAAAGCCTCGGGCTACTGCAGGTAATTGA
- the LOC109001736 gene encoding uncharacterized protein LOC109001736 yields the protein MSVGMASVIMPSTFRAFSVNSSSRDRVNLSTDIGRCHGIRAMRIEKPLEELYNVRVERKVKPERLAELGVSRWSVWKTGKCKLPWDWQVDQLVYIEEGEVRVVPEGSKKFMQFVAGDLVRYPKWFEADLWFNGPYQERYIFRAYGDD from the coding sequence ATGTCTGTAGGCATGGCAAGTGTGATCATGCCCTCAACCTTCAGAGCCTTCTCTGtcaacagcagcagcagagaTCGTGTAAATTTAAGCACTGATATTGGGCGGTGTCATGGTATAAGGGCAATGCGCATAGAGAAACCCCTTGAGGAACTGTACAATGTGAGGGTGGAACGGAAAGTGAAACCGGAGCGATTGGCAGAGCTTGGGGTTTCGAGATGGTCAGTGTGGAAGACTGGCAAATGCAAGTTGCCCTGGGACTGGCAGGTCGACCAATTGGTTTACATTGAGGAAGGGGAAGTGAGAGTGGTGCCTGAAGGCAGCAAGAAGTTCATGCAATTTGTTGCTGGAGACCTTGTTCGCTACCCGAAGTGGTTTGAGGCTGACCTCTGGTTCAATGGTCCATACCAAGAGCGTTACATTTTCAGAGCATATGGTGATGACTGA
- the LOC109001727 gene encoding uncharacterized protein LOC109001727: MSFLAGRLAGKEGAYFFQESKHAVSRLAQKNTTQNNPTPLPGPSSSSAAHQEAYADVLPEVLMHSLPSKIYYQSSDSSSLSTSKWVLHSDPNKRSSLSAEALNPLRAYLSLPQVTFGPKRWELPQVEHSVSASTANESRQDRPPINPEKLKAAAEGLKQVGKAFAVGTAIVFGGATLIIGLAVSRLELLNSDDIRMRGRDLVEPKSEMIKEQLVPLKAWADDMSKKWHLERDKDIKEKPIIKELSKILGAKTSN, encoded by the exons ATGAGTTTTCTTGCGGGAAGATTAGCAGGAAAAGAGGGTGCGTATTTTTTCCAGGAATCCAAACACGCTGTAAGCCGGCTTGCTCAGAAAAACACAACCCAAAACAATCCTACTCCTCTGCCCGGTCCTTCTTCTTCTAGTGCAGCTCACCAAGAAGCCTATGCGGACGTGCTCCCTGAGGTGCTGATGCATTCTCTGCCCTCCAAGATTTATTACCAGTCCTCGGATTCCTCGTCTCTATCCACCTCCAAGTGGGTTCTTCATTCGGATCCCAACAAAAGGTCCTCTTTGTCTGCTGAGGCTCTCAACCCTCTCAGGGCTTATCTATCTCTGCCCCAGGTCACCTTTGGCCCCAAAAg GTGGGAATTGCCCCAGGTCGAACACTCCGTTTCAGCCTCAACAGCAAATGAGTCGCGTCAGGACAGGCCCCCTATTAATCCTGAGAAGTTGAAGGCTGCAGCTGAGGGTCTTAAacaag TTGGTAAGGCATTTGCTGTTGGTACTGCTATTGTATTTGGAGGTGCTACCTTGATAATTGGACTGGCAGTCTCGAGGCTAGAGCTGCTCAAT AGTGATGACATTCGAATGAGAGGAAGAGACCTGGTGGAGCCGAAATCTGAGATGATTAAGGAGCAACTGGTTCCCTTAAAAGCCTGG GCTGATGATATGTCAAAGAAATGGCATTTGGAAAGGGATAAAGATATTAAAGAAAAGCCTATCATAAAAGAGCTTTCCAAGATTTTAGGTGCAAAGACATccaattga